In the genome of Desulfofalx alkaliphila DSM 12257, one region contains:
- the hisC gene encoding histidinol-phosphate transaminase yields MFNPSLLMREDLRRLKPYQPHDYPDTVKLDANENPYPFPAEALEEIGAMVGRVDFPRYPDPVANDLRRDLADYAGVQPEQILVGNGSDEIILNLAMAFGGGRSVVIAAPTFSMYRIDSQIAGAEPVEVPRSDNFDINAGVMVMAVRGTGAKLMILCSPNNPTGNATKMEVIEEIVDNTDALVVVDQAYIEFGGEDCVRLLDKYPNVAILRTFSKAFGLAGLRVGYLLASPAVINELMRIKQPYNLNSFSQMSARVALKYLPRFKAQWQKIIAHRDELSQQLSKMPGLEVYPSDANFILFRTGLDADFVHSRLIEKKVLIRNLGKDMPGYLRVSVGTAQENAVFIKALSEIIGEVK; encoded by the coding sequence ATGTTTAACCCTTCTTTATTGATGCGGGAAGATTTGCGCCGGCTAAAGCCGTATCAACCCCATGATTATCCCGACACCGTCAAATTGGATGCCAACGAAAACCCCTATCCCTTTCCGGCGGAGGCCCTGGAAGAAATAGGGGCTATGGTTGGCCGGGTGGATTTTCCCCGCTATCCGGATCCGGTGGCAAATGACCTGCGCAGGGATTTGGCCGACTATGCCGGGGTGCAGCCGGAGCAAATATTGGTGGGCAACGGCTCTGACGAAATCATTTTAAATTTAGCAATGGCCTTCGGCGGCGGTCGGTCGGTGGTCATTGCCGCCCCTACCTTCTCCATGTACCGCATTGACAGCCAAATTGCCGGGGCAGAGCCGGTGGAAGTGCCCCGCAGTGATAACTTTGACATTAACGCCGGCGTGATGGTGATGGCGGTCCGGGGCACAGGCGCTAAGCTGATGATCCTGTGCAGCCCCAACAACCCCACCGGCAATGCCACAAAAATGGAAGTCATTGAAGAAATTGTCGATAATACCGATGCGCTGGTGGTGGTGGACCAAGCCTACATCGAGTTTGGCGGCGAAGACTGTGTAAGGCTCTTGGATAAGTACCCAAATGTGGCTATACTGCGCACCTTTTCTAAGGCCTTTGGGCTGGCCGGTTTGCGGGTGGGCTACCTTTTGGCCTCCCCGGCGGTGATCAATGAGCTGATGCGCATAAAACAGCCCTACAACTTAAATAGCTTTTCGCAAATGTCAGCCAGGGTGGCCTTAAAGTATTTGCCCCGGTTTAAAGCCCAGTGGCAGAAAATAATTGCCCACCGGGATGAATTATCCCAACAGCTTTCTAAGATGCCCGGGCTAGAGGTTTACCCCTCTGATGCCAACTTTATACTGTTTCGCACCGGCCTGGATGCGGATTTTGTGCACAGCCGGCTTATAGAGAAGAAGGTGTTAATTAGAAATCTGGGGAAAGATATGCCCGGCTACCTGAGGGTCAGTGTGGGCACCGCCCAAGAAAATGCAGTGTTTATTAAGGCGTTGTCAGAAATTATTGGCGAGGTGAAGTGA
- a CDS encoding DUF1648 domain-containing protein: MRIWQRIKQYYPPYVDFIAMGMLIFAALYLALMYGQLPDEIPTHYNFTGEPDAWSGKISLVGLLILFVHLFAFTWLLNYFLCVAPKNWKNFIHLINVPTVKKDELNENQVKAMRIYIARMMASMNFLMSFIFAYIIFGTIQTALGRQNGLGWTPFVIVILLIIVCIHYCRQSIRVAKKTS, translated from the coding sequence ATGAGAATTTGGCAGCGAATTAAACAATACTATCCACCCTATGTTGATTTCATAGCCATGGGTATGCTTATATTTGCGGCCCTTTATCTGGCGCTCATGTACGGACAATTGCCGGATGAGATTCCGACACACTATAATTTTACAGGTGAACCGGACGCCTGGAGCGGTAAAATCTCACTGGTGGGCTTACTAATCTTATTTGTGCATTTATTCGCCTTCACCTGGCTTTTAAACTATTTTTTGTGTGTTGCCCCAAAAAACTGGAAGAACTTTATCCATCTCATCAATGTGCCCACGGTTAAAAAAGATGAGTTAAATGAAAACCAGGTAAAGGCAATGAGAATATACATCGCAAGAATGATGGCGAGCATGAATTTTTTAATGAGTTTTATTTTTGCCTACATTATTTTCGGAACGATACAAACAGCCTTAGGAAGACAAAACGGACTTGGATGGACACCTTTTGTGATAGTCATTCTGCTTATTATTGTTTGTATCCACTACTGCCGGCAGTCCATAAGGGTGGCGAAAAAAACATCTTGA
- the hisZ gene encoding ATP phosphoribosyltransferase regulatory subunit: protein MTSSRFGRLPEGVRDLLPADARRKRQMEQAFADVAGSWGYQEVITPTFEYFENLSSGDSDDDKLYKFLDRRGHLMALKPDVTRPIARLVATRMRNAPLPLRLYYLSHAFNYEEPLVGRQREYYQAGVEILGAAGPAADAEAVALAVEAMQSCGLQEFRMSLGDVSIFHSLMEELQLSELQVQAIKGAVGKKDFVLLEEQLSSTGISQEKQRRISKLLSLRGGPQVLDQAREILDSERALAALENLGQVYGTLKSYGVQEAVTLDLGLLLGLDYYTGVVFEGYTLSLGFPVCGGGRYDKLLEHFGYPLPATGFALSLDQLLAVKEKEQDRSEEALVDVLVAWGENRLDEAVRKAQELRAQGLKVELQLEPGTPDEAKDYAINNKIKRLVYINTGDVQDELLT, encoded by the coding sequence ATGACATCAAGTCGTTTTGGCCGCCTGCCCGAAGGGGTCAGGGACTTACTGCCCGCCGATGCCAGGCGTAAAAGACAAATGGAACAAGCCTTTGCAGATGTGGCTGGGAGCTGGGGGTATCAAGAGGTGATCACCCCCACCTTTGAGTATTTTGAAAATCTTTCATCGGGGGACAGCGACGATGATAAGCTGTATAAGTTTTTAGACCGCCGGGGCCACCTGATGGCCCTGAAACCCGATGTGACCAGGCCCATTGCCCGCTTGGTCGCCACCCGGATGCGCAACGCTCCTTTACCGCTGCGCCTATATTACTTATCCCATGCCTTTAACTACGAGGAACCCCTTGTGGGCCGGCAGCGGGAGTATTATCAGGCCGGCGTTGAAATACTTGGGGCGGCAGGCCCTGCGGCGGATGCCGAAGCGGTGGCGCTGGCGGTGGAAGCCATGCAAAGCTGCGGCTTACAAGAATTTAGAATGAGTCTGGGTGATGTGAGTATCTTTCACAGCTTGATGGAAGAACTGCAGCTTTCTGAACTGCAGGTGCAGGCCATTAAAGGGGCCGTGGGGAAAAAGGACTTTGTACTGTTGGAAGAACAGCTGTCCTCAACCGGCATATCCCAGGAAAAACAAAGGCGTATTTCCAAGCTGCTGTCGCTGAGGGGTGGGCCTCAGGTGCTCGATCAGGCCAGGGAGATATTGGACAGTGAAAGGGCCCTGGCCGCTCTGGAAAATTTGGGCCAGGTTTATGGCACATTAAAGAGTTACGGTGTACAGGAAGCGGTGACTTTAGATTTAGGACTGCTGCTGGGCTTAGATTACTACACCGGGGTGGTCTTTGAAGGGTATACCCTATCCTTGGGCTTTCCGGTCTGCGGAGGGGGCCGTTACGACAAACTCTTAGAACATTTTGGCTACCCCTTACCTGCCACCGGCTTTGCCCTAAGCCTAGATCAGTTGTTGGCTGTCAAGGAGAAAGAGCAGGACCGGTCTGAAGAGGCCTTGGTTGATGTGCTGGTGGCCTGGGGTGAGAACAGGCTGGATGAGGCGGTGAGAAAGGCACAGGAACTTAGGGCCCAGGGTTTAAAGGTTGAACTGCAGCTGGAGCCAGGCACTCCAGATGAAGCAAAAGATTATGCAATAAATAATAAAATAAAGAGACTGGTATATATTAATACAGGGGATGTTCAGGATGAATTATTAACATGA
- a CDS encoding YerC/YecD family TrpR-related protein produces MGYRGKLKDPLNDNLFEAVLTLETIDDCYRFFEDICTVAELRALAQRLEVAKMLEANRTYGDIASITGASTATISRVKRCLNYGADGYKLVLKRLAAKQEGLEKPLDERERE; encoded by the coding sequence ATGGGATACAGGGGTAAATTAAAAGATCCGTTAAACGATAACTTATTTGAAGCGGTGCTTACTCTGGAAACAATAGATGACTGCTATCGTTTTTTTGAGGATATCTGTACTGTGGCTGAACTGCGGGCGCTGGCCCAGCGTCTGGAAGTGGCTAAAATGCTGGAAGCAAATCGGACCTACGGCGATATTGCCTCTATAACCGGGGCCAGCACTGCCACTATCAGTCGGGTGAAACGCTGCTTAAACTATGGTGCCGACGGGTACAAATTGGTGCTTAAAAGGTTAGCTGCGAAACAAGAGGGGCTGGAAAAGCCACTGGACGAACGGGAGAGGGAGTAG
- the hisD gene encoding histidinol dehydrogenase, producing the protein MIKVVNSDDLALAGLLYRRETGQKEIADKVAKIVEAVCNEGDTALLRFTEEFDKVQLTPDQLKVKDEEIDEAYKLVEPAVLESLRLARDRIEKFHRRQRADSWFEPDAEGTVMGQMVRPLFRVGSYVPGGTASYPSSVLMNVIPAKVAGVKHIVMVTPPGKDGRINPYTLVAARESGATEIYRIGGAQAIAALAYGTQTIRPVDKITGPGNIYVTLAKQQVYGQVDIDMLAGPSEVLVIADGKANAAYIAADMLSQAEHDPLAAALLLTPDEGLAQRVQEELRKQIAGLPRQNVAKRSLGDYGTIVITKDLDEAFKIVNRFAPEHLELLVDDPFSWLGKVYNAGSVFLGPYSPEPVGDYLAGPNHVLPTGGTARFYSGLNLDAFVKKSTVISFSKATLSRLGDHVIRLAEVEGLQAHANAVRLRLEQEGKNGGDK; encoded by the coding sequence ATGATTAAAGTAGTTAACTCTGATGATTTGGCCCTGGCCGGATTGCTGTATCGCCGGGAAACCGGGCAGAAGGAAATAGCCGACAAGGTGGCCAAAATTGTTGAAGCGGTGTGCAATGAAGGGGACACCGCCCTTTTAAGATTTACCGAGGAATTTGATAAGGTACAACTGACCCCTGATCAATTGAAGGTGAAAGATGAAGAAATCGATGAGGCATATAAGCTGGTTGAACCTGCGGTGCTGGAGTCACTGCGGTTGGCCAGGGACCGCATTGAAAAATTTCACAGGCGGCAGCGGGCCGACTCTTGGTTTGAACCCGATGCCGAAGGTACAGTGATGGGTCAAATGGTGCGCCCCCTTTTTCGGGTGGGCAGCTATGTGCCGGGGGGCACCGCCTCTTATCCATCGTCGGTGCTGATGAATGTTATTCCTGCTAAGGTTGCCGGTGTGAAACATATTGTGATGGTTACTCCCCCCGGCAAAGACGGCAGGATTAACCCCTATACCCTGGTGGCTGCCCGGGAGTCCGGGGCCACGGAAATTTACCGCATTGGCGGTGCCCAGGCCATTGCCGCCCTTGCCTATGGCACCCAAACAATTCGTCCGGTGGATAAAATAACAGGCCCGGGGAATATTTATGTTACGCTGGCTAAGCAGCAGGTTTATGGCCAGGTGGACATAGATATGCTGGCAGGTCCCAGTGAGGTGCTGGTTATTGCTGACGGTAAGGCCAATGCCGCCTATATTGCCGCCGACATGTTGTCCCAGGCAGAACACGACCCCCTGGCCGCAGCCCTCTTATTAACCCCTGACGAAGGGCTGGCCCAACGGGTACAGGAGGAACTAAGAAAACAAATTGCCGGGCTGCCCAGGCAAAATGTTGCTAAGCGTTCCCTGGGGGATTACGGCACCATTGTCATTACTAAGGACTTAGACGAGGCCTTTAAAATAGTCAACAGATTTGCGCCCGAACACCTTGAACTTTTGGTGGATGACCCCTTTTCCTGGCTGGGCAAGGTGTATAATGCCGGTTCGGTATTTTTGGGGCCCTATTCGCCGGAACCGGTGGGGGATTATCTGGCAGGGCCCAATCACGTACTGCCCACCGGAGGCACCGCCAGGTTTTACTCAGGCCTTAACCTGGATGCCTTTGTAAAAAAATCCACCGTGATTTCTTTTTCCAAGGCCACCTTAAGTCGTTTGGGTGATCACGTGATACGCTTGGCAGAGGTGGAGGGCTTACAGGCCCATGCCAATGCTGTGCGCTTGAGGTTAGAACAAGAGGGAAAGAATGGGGGAGATAAATAA
- the hisG gene encoding ATP phosphoribosyltransferase: MVAAAELITFAIPKGTLFKPSIKLLESVGFNCDVLKGDSRQLVFTVEEQGVRYIICRPTDIPTFVEYGSADFGLVGKDTIVEQERDVYELLDLKYGGCRFVVAVPERLKDMGLEEWGQARVATKFPRVSEEYFRSKGLQMEIIKLHGNIELAPTVGLAEMIVDIVSTGRTLKENNLVPIEEVMRSTARLIANRVSHQYKAERVNALVEDFRNAIDGGLFDD, translated from the coding sequence GTGGTTGCAGCTGCTGAATTAATTACCTTTGCTATACCGAAGGGTACGCTATTTAAACCGTCCATAAAGCTGTTGGAGTCCGTGGGTTTTAATTGCGATGTGTTAAAAGGCGACTCCCGCCAGCTGGTTTTTACGGTGGAGGAGCAAGGTGTGCGCTATATAATTTGCCGCCCCACCGATATTCCTACATTTGTGGAGTATGGGTCTGCAGACTTTGGCCTGGTGGGTAAGGATACCATTGTGGAACAAGAAAGGGACGTTTATGAACTCTTGGATTTAAAATACGGAGGCTGTCGTTTTGTGGTGGCGGTGCCGGAGCGACTTAAGGACATGGGTTTAGAAGAGTGGGGCCAGGCCAGGGTGGCCACCAAGTTTCCCCGGGTGTCGGAAGAATACTTTCGCTCCAAGGGCCTGCAGATGGAAATAATAAAACTGCATGGCAATATTGAGCTGGCCCCCACTGTGGGGCTGGCCGAAATGATAGTGGATATTGTCTCCACCGGGCGCACCTTGAAGGAGAATAATTTGGTTCCCATTGAAGAAGTAATGCGTTCCACCGCTCGGTTAATTGCCAACAGGGTAAGCCATCAGTACAAGGCGGAGAGGGTAAACGCTTTGGTGGAAGATTTTAGAAATGCCATTGATGGAGGGCTGTTTGATGATTAA
- the hisB gene encoding imidazoleglycerol-phosphate dehydratase HisB, whose translation MARTAKIERQTTETNVSLNLGLDGAGVAKISTEVGFFDHMLNLWVKHGGFNLELYAQGDLCVDAHHTVEDVGICLGKAVREALGDKRGITRYGHAFVPMDEALVLAVVDYSGRGYLALEADFPSQKVGEFDTELVEEFLRALAVNGEFTLHVRVLTGRNTHHIIEAIFKALGRAMGQAAAIDDKVQGIPSTKGLL comes from the coding sequence GTGGCAAGAACTGCCAAGATAGAAAGGCAAACCACAGAGACCAATGTTTCTCTGAATTTGGGCCTTGACGGTGCCGGTGTGGCGAAAATAAGTACCGAGGTGGGTTTTTTTGACCACATGCTAAACCTGTGGGTAAAGCACGGGGGCTTTAACTTAGAGTTGTATGCCCAGGGCGATCTCTGTGTGGATGCCCACCATACCGTTGAAGATGTGGGTATTTGCTTGGGCAAGGCGGTGCGGGAGGCCTTGGGTGATAAAAGGGGCATCACCCGCTACGGACATGCCTTTGTGCCCATGGATGAAGCGCTGGTGCTGGCGGTGGTGGATTACAGCGGCCGGGGCTACCTGGCCTTGGAGGCGGATTTCCCCTCCCAAAAGGTGGGGGAATTTGATACTGAATTGGTGGAAGAATTTTTACGGGCCCTGGCGGTAAACGGTGAGTTTACACTGCATGTGCGGGTGCTAACAGGTAGAAATACCCATCACATCATAGAGGCAATTTTTAAGGCCCTGGGCCGGGCAATGGGCCAGGCGGCCGCCATAGATGATAAGGTTCAGGGTATACCCTCTACCAAGGGCCTACTTTAA
- a CDS encoding transglutaminase-like domain-containing protein — MRLGKVILISFILAAILMVTPLLMSSKVSAKGIPLNLELVSKIERIAGEGYLAGIKKIFTYSESTVTAFNDPDLQISSEVFEREFVWDYGGKTWTYRMQVPQHLYRHYAQLQRPPTNDFSVYVKDAGHAPYIAALAEKFTQVAGDEGYTPQETVELVISFVQNIEYADDEETKGRAQYARYPIETLVDQVGDCEDTSILLAAILNEMDYGAVLILLPDDPVGHMAVGIKGENLPGAYYEYRGSRYYYVETTAPGWPIGEIPEEYERHGAIILPVF; from the coding sequence TTGAGACTAGGTAAAGTGATTCTTATTTCCTTTATTCTGGCCGCTATACTGATGGTCACCCCCTTATTAATGTCCTCAAAGGTAAGCGCAAAGGGCATACCGCTGAACCTGGAGCTTGTCTCCAAAATTGAAAGAATAGCCGGAGAGGGTTATTTAGCAGGTATAAAGAAAATATTTACCTACTCTGAAAGCACCGTTACCGCGTTTAATGATCCTGATTTACAAATATCCTCCGAAGTCTTTGAAAGGGAATTTGTGTGGGATTACGGTGGCAAAACCTGGACCTACCGAATGCAAGTACCCCAGCACCTTTACCGGCATTACGCCCAATTACAAAGACCACCCACCAATGATTTTTCTGTTTACGTAAAAGATGCCGGCCATGCCCCCTATATAGCTGCCCTGGCCGAAAAGTTTACCCAGGTGGCCGGCGATGAAGGTTATACACCACAAGAAACGGTGGAATTAGTAATTTCCTTTGTGCAAAACATTGAATATGCAGATGATGAAGAAACTAAAGGAAGGGCTCAATATGCCCGCTACCCCATAGAAACCCTAGTTGATCAAGTGGGAGACTGCGAAGACACCAGCATTCTGTTGGCAGCAATACTTAATGAAATGGATTACGGTGCAGTGCTGATCCTGCTGCCCGATGACCCCGTAGGCCATATGGCAGTGGGTATTAAGGGAGAAAATCTGCCCGGGGCATACTATGAATACCGGGGAAGTAGATACTACTACGTTGAAACCACAGCCCCCGGTTGGCCAATAGGAGAAATACCGGAGGAATACGAAAGGCATGGGGCAATTATTTTGCCGGTTTTCTAG
- the hisIE gene encoding bifunctional phosphoribosyl-AMP cyclohydrolase/phosphoribosyl-ATP diphosphatase HisIE, producing MQFNVNDLKYNEAGLIPAIIQEADSKEVLMMAWMNKEAVAKTLDTKETWFYSRSRKKLWHKGESSGHVQKVRSIYYDCDADTLLVLVEQRGPGACHEGYSTCFHYRIKEDRTVQVEGERQFNPAEVYGDEGLAGADIIDELYRVILERQANRPEGSYTTYLFNKGVDKICKKVGEESAEVIIAAKNQDVQELTYESADLIYHLLVLMADRGVTTKQLFAELEKRRK from the coding sequence GTGCAGTTTAATGTCAATGATTTAAAATATAACGAGGCGGGCTTAATACCGGCCATTATTCAAGAGGCAGACAGCAAGGAAGTTTTAATGATGGCCTGGATGAATAAGGAGGCAGTGGCCAAAACGCTGGACACCAAAGAAACCTGGTTTTACAGCCGCAGCAGGAAAAAGCTGTGGCATAAGGGTGAAAGCAGCGGGCATGTGCAGAAGGTAAGGTCAATCTACTATGACTGCGATGCTGATACACTCTTGGTGCTGGTGGAACAAAGGGGACCCGGTGCCTGCCATGAGGGTTACAGCACTTGTTTTCACTACCGGATAAAAGAGGACAGGACCGTTCAGGTGGAAGGTGAGCGGCAGTTTAATCCCGCTGAGGTGTACGGGGATGAAGGCTTGGCCGGTGCAGACATCATCGATGAACTGTACCGGGTGATCTTAGAGCGCCAGGCCAATCGGCCGGAGGGTTCCTATACCACCTATTTATTTAACAAGGGTGTAGACAAAATTTGTAAAAAAGTAGGGGAAGAGTCGGCAGAGGTTATTATAGCTGCCAAAAACCAAGATGTCCAAGAGCTTACATACGAAAGCGCAGATTTAATTTACCACCTACTGGTGCTGATGGCTGACCGGGGCGTAACAACAAAGCAGTTATTTGCGGAACTGGAAAAAAGAAGAAAGTAG
- the hisA gene encoding 1-(5-phosphoribosyl)-5-[(5-phosphoribosylamino)methylideneamino]imidazole-4-carboxamide isomerase, whose amino-acid sequence MLVIPAIDLRDGRCVRLVEGRLDQETVYSEQPVDTAKHWQQMGAEYLHLVDLDGAFAGSPQNLDVIKEIVKVLNIPVQVGGGIRDLGTVAMLLDMGVDRVILGTAAISQPHLVQQAVEKYGDSIVLGIDARDGKVAVQGWAIESDMEVLDLALQMKELGIRRAVFTDIRRDGTLKGPNLEATGELARASGLKIIASGGVSSLDDLIKIKGLESLGVEGAIMGKALYAGTVDFKDALAVAKGRVVK is encoded by the coding sequence ATGCTAGTGATTCCGGCCATCGACCTTAGGGATGGCAGATGTGTTAGATTGGTGGAAGGACGACTGGATCAAGAAACGGTATATTCAGAACAACCGGTGGATACTGCTAAACACTGGCAGCAAATGGGGGCTGAATACTTGCACCTGGTTGATTTGGACGGTGCCTTTGCTGGTTCTCCCCAAAACTTAGATGTAATTAAAGAAATAGTGAAGGTATTAAATATACCGGTGCAGGTGGGCGGTGGCATTAGGGACCTTGGCACCGTTGCCATGCTATTGGATATGGGGGTAGACAGGGTGATACTGGGCACCGCTGCCATATCCCAGCCCCACTTGGTGCAGCAGGCGGTGGAGAAGTACGGCGACAGCATTGTGCTGGGCATAGATGCCCGGGACGGCAAGGTGGCTGTACAGGGCTGGGCCATTGAATCCGACATGGAAGTGCTAGACCTGGCACTGCAAATGAAGGAGCTAGGGATAAGGCGGGCGGTATTCACCGACATTCGCCGGGACGGCACCCTAAAGGGACCTAACCTGGAGGCCACCGGAGAGCTGGCCCGGGCCAGCGGTTTGAAGATAATTGCCTCCGGCGGAGTATCCAGCCTTGATGATTTAATTAAAATTAAAGGGTTGGAGAGCCTCGGTGTGGAGGGGGCCATTATGGGTAAGGCCCTATATGCGGGCACCGTTGACTTTAAAGATGCCTTGGCGGTGGCCAAAGGCCGGGTGGTGAAGTGA
- the hisF gene encoding imidazole glycerol phosphate synthase subunit HisF: MAFKRIIPCLDVNEGRVVKGTNFVNLRDAGDPVELAALYNAEGADELVLLDITATAEKRKTMLDVVRRTAEKVNMPFAVGGGIRTIENINEILKAGADKVCIGTAAIKNPQLIKEGAGAFGSGCIVVAIDARRVAPGRWEVYTHGGRTPTGIDAVEWAKKMESFGAGEILLTSMDRDGTKEGFDLELTGAVADAVKIPVIVSGGVGNLEHLAQGLTVGKADAALAASIFHFREYSIRQAKEYLQRRGIPVRL; this comes from the coding sequence ATGGCCTTTAAGAGAATTATTCCCTGCCTGGATGTGAATGAAGGCCGGGTGGTCAAGGGCACTAACTTTGTCAATTTGAGGGATGCCGGTGACCCGGTGGAATTGGCCGCCCTCTATAATGCTGAGGGAGCCGATGAGCTGGTATTGTTAGATATCACTGCCACCGCCGAAAAGAGAAAGACAATGTTAGATGTGGTGAGGCGTACAGCAGAAAAGGTAAACATGCCCTTCGCGGTGGGGGGCGGCATTAGAACGATAGAGAATATTAATGAGATACTGAAGGCCGGGGCGGATAAAGTGTGCATTGGTACCGCCGCCATTAAAAATCCCCAACTGATTAAAGAAGGGGCCGGCGCCTTTGGCAGCGGGTGTATTGTGGTGGCCATTGATGCCAGAAGGGTGGCACCCGGCCGGTGGGAAGTTTACACCCACGGCGGACGCACCCCAACGGGTATCGATGCGGTAGAATGGGCTAAAAAAATGGAGTCCTTTGGGGCAGGGGAAATACTGCTTACCAGTATGGACCGTGATGGAACTAAAGAAGGCTTTGACTTGGAGCTGACCGGTGCAGTGGCCGATGCAGTAAAGATCCCGGTGATAGTATCCGGCGGTGTGGGCAATTTGGAGCACCTGGCCCAGGGCCTGACGGTAGGGAAGGCCGACGCCGCCCTGGCGGCATCCATCTTTCACTTTAGGGAGTATTCCATCCGCCAGGCAAAGGAGTATCTGCAGCGGCGGGGTATACCGGTGCGCTTATAG